A window of Brettanomyces nanus chromosome 2, complete sequence contains these coding sequences:
- a CDS encoding uncharacterized protein (BUSCO:EOG09340HGL) codes for MFVRNLVDMTMANFGRIDSLVLNAGRLDPIGHISNLDNDEVKNLFDINFFSAIELVKQALPHLKDTANKSNRSSSCIFVSSGASTKPYDGWMAYGASKAALNHLCLDLSVEEAPLIRSIAVAPGVVDTSMQVYIRDAGREKMKPEALKRFTDMHKNGELLPPEVPGNVYAELALNGIPDNLNGKFTDLDIDMNNYPTNLAKDCLVQEPKRKYDTYAMTMGMGDLKTGNSSSLPIPSAPLKISNFNIQKDLTKRISSLSIIQTINKGLKGRQIEQEQGEQRDQREQREQRETNLVNVPNSSTAFKYAHNTLDLLASTPSIPIADHKESNDLDSHILENRLSRVLNQNNYDSTLRQSLSMIEKRLNREENTSEAEADNYQYITSPGTQGLISRRKLRDNIEEDILKQHYLTLRGFQPIAEKLEYLRNDLADMNSCYGDLNQQLRSIIDSSQGVRHNMAEETKQRDVISIKKNLLSSFKANFTLNQYEEHYLMNEGIDEEYFNLLSKVSRIHSNCDILLSMNNDKLGVSIMTQMARIIDIATDRMASYLKKNLNSTYQEDTVNRDSRTISSLQRALIYIRKNSMEKFNGVVADLVENRSRLLSEEFDNQLKGYSEAAQTQEDSRENFQRTSKKTSRKTLFMSPYDTKRFASDMLAYVHSVIVNELEMAESLFNFDQAEVENKDLLLVIKSVGNKVIDSLSLPLRASLEGILRQEAKPGVVIELYQLLDLYHMMYSKLIDVSKSELLNTLVHLKIEAKDRLFNMIHVRLKDLKVESGAEEIDDDFLGLPDWLIDFYSNFLVIFEGDDGDMLLGMDKDQRNKVESLIVDEPLKILEEQVKKLKLSRRSKLIFEINCIDFLYSKIEVISRLSKKTEEISEKLQVLVKELSDNLFDDLLKHSGLFDIYNLVNMIFALEDDFFDVSLYQPITENKLFNLLTFQDANTKLGDFLATYITSNDLNNLISPTILSQVSVDPSLKFVKFYNKLTQIVADDVVRSR; via the exons ATGTTTGTACGAAATTTAGTTGATATGACCATGGCCAATTTTGGCAGAATCGATTCTCTCGTTCTTAACGCCGGTAGGCTCGATCCTATCGGACATATCTCCAATTTAGACAACGATGAAGTGAAGAATTTGTTCGatatcaacttcttttcagcGATAGAACTTGTTAAACAAGCCCTCCCACATCTAAAGGATACAGCCAACAAGTCGAATCgtagttcttcttgtatCTTCGTCTCGTCCGGAGCTTCTACTAAACCCTACGATGGATGGATGGCATATGGCGCTTCAAAGGCTGCTCTAAATCATCTTTGCTTAGATTTAAGCGTGGAGGAGGCACCTTTGATCCGATCAATTGCTGTAGCACCCGGTGTGGTTGATACAAGTATGCAAGTTTATATTCGGGACGCTGGCAGGGAAAAAATGAAGCCTGAAGCACTTAAAAGATTCACCGATATGCACAAAAATGGTGAGCTATTGCCTCCAGAAGTGCCTGGTAATGTATATGCAGAGCTCGCATTAAACGGTATTCCTGACAACTTAAACGGGAA ATTCACTGATTTGGATATTGATATGAACAATTATCCTACAAACTTGGCAAAGGACTGCCTTGTTCAGGAACCGAAGAGAAAGTATG ATACATATGCTATGACTATGGGGATGGGTGACCTGAAGACGGGTAACTCGTcctctcttccaattccaTCTGCCCCATTGAAGATATCCAACTTTAATATACAGAAGGACCTTACTAAGCGGATCTCCAGCTTGAGTATCATTCAAACTATAAACAAGGGATTGAAGGGAAGACAGAtagaacaagaacaaggaGAACAGAGGGACcaaagagaacaaagagaacaaagagaGACCAATTTGGTCAATGTGCCTAATTCTTCGACGGCTTTCAAATATGCTCACAATACTTTAGACTTATTAGCGTCTACACCTTCGATACCTATAGCAGATCATAAGGAATCAAACGATCTAGACTCTCATATTCTTGAAAATCGTCTCAGTCGCGTTTTGAACCAGAATAACTACGATTCGACACTTCGACAATCACTTTCAatgattgaaaagagaCTGAATAGGGAAGAGAACACTTCTGAGGCCGAGGCCGATAACTACCAGTATATTACGTCTCCAGGCACTCAAGGATTGATTTCCAGACGCAAATTGCGGGATAACATCGAAGAAGACATCCTTAAACAGCACTATTTAACACTTCGAGGCTTCCAACCAATAGCAGAGAAGTTGGAATATCTCAGGAACGATTTGGCCGATATGAATAGCTGCTATGGTGATTTGAATCAGCAATTAAGATCAATTATCGATTCTTCGCAAGGAGTACGCCATAATATGGCTGAAGAAACTAAACAAAGAGACGTGATCAGCATCAAAAAGAATCTTCTATCTAGCTTCAAAGCCAATTTCACCTTGAACCAGTACGAGGAACATTATTTGATGAACGAGGGAATTGATGAGGAGTATTTTAACTTACTTTCTAAAGTTTCTCGGATTCATTCAAATTGTGATATTCTTCTCAGTATGAATAACGATAAATTAGGAGTGTCTATTATGACACAGATGGCCCGAATAATTGATATTGCCACCGATAGAATGGCTTCTTATCTCAAAAAGAATCTAAACTCGACTTACCAGGAAGATACAGTTAATAGAGATTCAAGAACCATCAGCAGTCTTCAGAGGGCTCTTATATATATTAGGAAGAACAGCATGGAGAAGTTTAATGGTGTTGTAGCGGATCTAGTGGAGAACAGATCACGTTTGCTTTCCGAAGAGTTCGACAATCAATTAAAGGGATATTCAGAGGCTGCACAAACTCAAGAGGACTCCCGAGAGAACTTTCAAAGAACGTCCAAAAAGACTTCTAGAAAGACTCTTTTCATGTCCCCTTACGACACAAAACGGTTTGCATCGGACATGTTGGCATACGTTCATAGTGTGATAGTGAACGAGCTAGAAATGGCTGAGTCCTTGTTTAATTTTGACCAAGCAGAAGTGGAAAACAAAGATTTGCTATTAGTTATTAAGTCAGTGGGTAACAAGGTGATTGATTCACTTAGCCTACCTTTAAGGGCTAGTCTAGAGGGTATTTTAAGACAGGAAGCGAAACCTGGAGTTGTTATCGAGTTATATCAATTGCTAGACTTGTACCATATGATGTACAGCAAACTTATTGACGTCAGCAAGAGCGAATTACTCAATACTCTTGTTCACTTGAAGATTGAGGCGAAAGATCGCCTCTTTAACATGATACATGTTCGACTCAAAGACCTCAAAGTGGAAAGTGGGGcagaagaaattgatgacgatTTCCTTGGATTACCAGATTGGCTAATTGACTTCTATTCGAATTTTCTTGTCatatttgaaggagatgatggagaCATGCTTTTAGGTATGGACAaagatcaaagaaataaggTCGAATCGTTGATTGTAGACGAACCGCTGAAGATTTTAGAGGAAcaagtgaagaagttgaagttgtcACGTCGTTCAAAGCTTATTTTTGAGATAAATTGCATTGattttctttattcaaAGATTGAGGTGATATCCAGGCTAAGTAAAAAGACAGAAGAGATTTCGGAAAAGTTACAGGTACTGGTTAAGGAGCTTTCAGACAACTTATTTGATGACCTTCTCAAGCACTCGGGATTATTTGATATCTATAACTTGGTCAATATGATTTTtgctttggaagatgatttctttgacGTTTCTTTGTACCAGCCAATAACAGAGAACAAGTTGTTCAACTTACTGACGTTCCAGGATGCCAACACAAAACTCGGAGACTTTTTGGCTACATATATCACATCGAATGACCTCAATAATCTCATCTCTCCGACAATTCTTAGTCAAGTTTCCGTGGATCCATCTTTAAAATTCGTCAAATTTTACAATAAGCTTACGCAAATCGTTGCGGA CGACGTTGTTAGGAGTAGATGA
- a CDS encoding uncharacterized protein (BUSCO:EOG093429MM) produces the protein MSKGPQQYDWAKNIPCRNIQIHGYCKWENKGCSFNHDIGKKDSQSAFPLQSLQDSLQQLSQSAPLMEKDSKFNFDTPAFTPSKFSPSLDDIPAFVPGNEVADEVAGDVSGAPRVAGDFIDGPVSGSATFTGSATFTGSAGPSALSASPHSARFNPEIAPIFTPGPSTPADSSISSAGPHQMGPRDPHAGTLPPPPFAEEPFYQQTNLFPLNYHLYAPQPPPHVEMNKKPNERTVSDIFIPDQLREYVQQKNEASLRAIPNSQLNLPLHVGPYHSLYPVDKHFDKTDKAFGYPSTVFKCVSNINGRLYCMRRLEGVPVTSGSFLEPIKKWSLVDSANVVKVYDAFTSKAFGDISLIVIYDYYPLSLNLMETHFYRIGNKDPELITENVLWSYFVQLTNATVEIHSKKLFVGDYDPTKIVVTNRRRIRFSSCGISGIVEAAKKDHNQFQNGNNLDSNGNKNTADEMAAIAAQKKRSWDTKIVVEQKKDLERLGNLILSLAKSTIFIKDSSKVLPDEVIVKLNFSDEFKKLLRYSLDNKSTWIRFQELLAPHILKITDALENTADYMEANLTTEVENARLVRLLAKLDVISERPEFMKDGSWSETGERYPIKLFKDYVFHQVNEAGEPMVDLTHIVSCLNKLDAGIEENVLLVSPDEMTCIVMSYKRLKELVDKSFREVVGR, from the coding sequence ATGAGTAAAGGCCCTCAACAATATGATTGGGCTAAAAATATCCCGTGTCGAAACATACAGATCCACGGTTATTGCAAATGGGAGAACAAAGGATGTTCCTTCAACCATGATATTGGCAAGAAAGACAGCCAATCGGCTTTTCCATTGCAGTCCCTACAGGATTCCCTACAGCAGCTGTCTCAATCGGCTCCGTTAATGGAAAAGGACAGTAAGTTCAACTTTGATACACCTGCTTTTACTCCCTCTAAgttttcaccttctttaGATGATATTCCTGCATTTGTACCGGGAAATGAGGTTGCAGATGAGGTTGCAGGTGATGTTTCTGGAGCTCCAAGAGTTGCCGGTGACTTTATAGATGGCCCTGTCAGTGGTTCTGCTACTTTTACTGGTTCTGCTACTTTTACTGGTTCTGCGGGTCCTTCAGCTCTCTCCGCTTCTCCACATAGTGCTCGTTTCAACCCTGAGATCGCTCCCATCTTCACACCGGGTCCTTCGACTCCTGCCGATTCTTCAATCAGCTCTGCAGGACCCCACCAAATGGGTCCTCGAGATCCTCATGCTGGTACTCTGCCACCACCACCTTTTGCAGAAGAACCTTTCTACCAGCAAACAAACTTATTCCCCCTGAACTATCATCTATACGCACCGCAACCTCCTCCTCATGTCGAAATGAATAAGAAACCAAACGAGCGAACCGTGAGCGACATCTTTATTCCTGATCAGCTTCGTGAATACGTTCAACAGAAGAATGAGGCCAGTTTAAGAGCTATTCCAAACAGCCAGTTGAACTTACCTTTGCATGTCGGTCCGTATCACTCACTTTATCCTGTTGATAAGCATTTCGACAAAACTGACAAGGCCTTTGGCTATCCCTCTACCGTCTTCAAATGTGTTTCTAATATCAATGGTAGATTGTACTGTATGAGACGACTAGAAGGGGTCCCTGTTACGTCTGGAAGTTTCTTGGAACCTATTAAGAAGTGGTCCTTAGTGGATAGTGCCAATGTAGTTAAGGTCTACGATGCTTTCACATCCAAAGCTTTTGGCGATATCTCTTTGATCGTCATCTACGATTATTATCCATTATCACTGAACTTGATGGAGACCCATTTCTATCGAATAGGAAATAAGGATCCTGAATTGATTACCGAGAACGTTCTTTGGTCGTATTTTGTTCAGTTGACCAATGCAACCGTTGAGATTCACAGTAAAAAGCTATTTGTTGGTGATTATGACCCTACTAAAATTGTTGTGACCAACAGGAGAAGGATAAGATTTTCTTCATGTGGTATTTCGGGCATTGTGGAGGCCGCTAAAAAGGATCATAATCAGTTTCAAAACGGTAATAACCTAGATTCAAATGGCAACAAAAACACTGCCGATGAGATGGCAGCAATTGCAgctcagaagaagaggtcCTGGGATACCAAAATTGTGGTagagcagaagaaagatctCGAAAGATTGGGTAATCTGATTCTAAGCCTTGCAAAGTCCACGATATTTATcaaagattcttcaaaagtaCTACCAGATGAAGTAATTGTCAAGCTAAACTTCTCTGATGAGTTCAAAAAGCTTTTGAGATACTCGCTTGATAATAAATCGACTTGGATACGTTTTCAGGAACTTTTAGCACCGCATATATTGAAGATTACAGACGCATTGGAGAACACTGCGGATTATATGGAAGCCAATTTGACCACGGAGGTTGAAAATGCCAGATTGGTTCGACTCTTAGCTAAATTGGACGTGATTAGTGAAAGACCGGAATTTATGAAAGATGGATCATGGTCAGAAACAGGTGAAAGGTACCCCATAAAGCTATTTAAGGACTATGTGTTCCATCAAGTAAATGAGGCCGGAGAGCCGATGGTCGATCTTACCCATATAGTGAGCTGCCTTAATAAGTTGGATGCAGGGATCGAGGAGAATGTGCTGCTTGTCAGTCCGGATGAAATGACGTGTATTGTGATGAGTTACAAGAGGTTGAAGGAGTTGGTTGACAAGAGTTTCCGAGAAGTGGTCGGTAGATGA
- a CDS encoding uncharacterized protein (EggNog:ENOG41), with product MIREVDRVEEVDKVKEADGVKEADGVKEADEVKKLDEVKEKPKNQIQKETTSVNSSRANWSASYSPREINSPREITIDENDYDRSIKEEVIYDIVERPQFRETRALFIGNLRTTFEDTELQNLLNEEAAKVGCIIERAWLNEKRSHCIVIVSEVSGAVSIQKALNGKLFPKEAQESDMGPQKALTLYIDFIPVKATQLWIDQECRGPKDAVWKVEYMKFPSKQEEGSDFLVASHRMLNYPNRSLGYKSSSRGRYGRGGYRGGYRSEHRGGYRGGYRGGDRGEYRSGYRDDYRDDYRNDYYQSPSRHHDYGRPEPDRYDRYERPDRYERYNRYPSRPYKSRYDGTEQIEDRNSLRERSPERTPARPPARAKEAESPEWSD from the exons ATGA TAAGGGAAGTGGATAGGGTGGAGGAAGTGGATAAGGTGAAGGAAGCAGATGGAGTGAAGGAAGCAGATGGAGTGAaggaagcagatgaagTGAAGAAACTAGATGAAGTGAAGGAGAAACCAAAAAATCagattcagaaagaaaCCACCTCTgtaaattcttcaagagcCAATTGGTCGGCTTCTTATAGCCCTCGGGAGATCAATAGTCCCCGAGAGATCactattgatgaaaatgacTATGATAGATCGATTAAAGAGGAAGTTATTTATGATATAGTGGAACGACCTCAATTCAGAGAAACGAGAGCGTTGTTTATTGGAAATTTGAGAACAACCTTTGAAGATACAGAGCTTCAAAACCTACTCAATGAGGAAGCAGCTAAAGTAGGATGTATTATTGAAAGAGCATGGCTTAATGAGAAGAGATCTCATTGTATAGTGATAGTCTCTGAAGTTTCTGGAGCAGTTTCTATTCAGAAAGCGTTGAATGGAAAGCTGTTCCCAAAGGAAGCCCAGGAGAGTGACATGGGCCCACAGAAAGCACTTACATTATATATTGACTTTATTCCAGTGAAGGCCACGCAGCTGTGGATTGACCAGGAATGTCGAGGACCTAAAGACGCTGTTTGGAAGGTGGAATATATGAAGTTTCCTTCAAAGCAGGAGGAGGGATCGGACTTCTTAGTCGCTTCGCATCGGATGCTTAACTACCCAAACCGTTCTCTGGGATATAAGTCAAGTAGTCGAGGAAGATATGGACGTGGGGGATACAGAGGAGGATATAGAAGTGAGCATAGGGGAGGGTATAGGGGAGGATATAGAGGAGGAGATAGAGGGGAATACAGAAGTGGATACAGAGATGATTATAGAGATGATTATAGAAATGATTATTACCAATCTCCATCCAGGCATCATGATTATGGCAGACCGGAACCTGATAGATATGACAGATACGAGAGACCCGATAGATATGAAAGATACAACAGATACCCATCCAGACCTTATAAAAGTCGATATGACGGTACGGAACAGATAGAAGACCGAAATTCACTGCGAGAAAGGTCTCCTGAGCGGACACCAGCACGGCCTCCAGCACGAGCTAAAGAGGCCGAATCACCTGAATGGTCCGATTAA
- a CDS encoding uncharacterized protein (BUSCO:EOG09343YZU), producing MLSVIHSGGARVQCFALRRCSVSHAISAGVLKSMCLVMNKSSLASSKRNEYKELKEFFKTKEIDDDGYFIRKGVYTQKDFENSTYSQYMKQLDKEKARLVEEKLQVLAELCGFSVADLRKRLETKVNARIDAVKTKTSHIESVLNDFNTQLSLPEQNPVDFVGEIVNSLTNFKGDIESSPVFNYIRQLDIKFANLVKNLVENDSPQEKDVEELYEYIENGGEIGEMTKPELTKLIGMIYEKYEGDEKVDQSLESDTKSSESPNSQLLVSIFDNLNSFATVKDAPLYRFLEKVDNSFIKLLSEYLAVDSSDEAELRKQYDQIVTYVNNKESTLYKALEDPTSTACLEFHEIVSAPKPIDLMEIYEGLEAYKDYFSSELFLKMEKIDSTFTELLKELENVADDLQAETKNQEIDKYLDNTTTAIYKAMNEVQSDEYKELRAAIDDENRKAENMISLSGIIERLINKGASSDEFNVIERIDGNFADVVKPLLVKEGEGNALEAAKRVEEAASDPESAIFEAIHEQDSPAHKVLEETFKNKEEALEASPAVGSSSSTSAVDRDVQKFVEEDQMSLPKDVQSMNRMYDLTISAIDELKSDLEHNTFEPIGHNVSEQVSKLLGFQPSEAQVDEVEALKGKPLPVHKDEVLDLCVNLIMKGGKKDQARKYVNRALYLIYLQTRTNPVELLKKALDTAAPLVITKTVKTGFAKNYIVPVPLTARQRNRMAFLWILDSSDSRASNDFSVRLAEEIINVYKGNSKILEKRVLSHKLAIANRSYLRI from the coding sequence ATGCTTTCCGTCATCCATTCTGGAGGTGCACGTGTGCAGTGTTTTGCACTTCGGCGCTGCTCAGTGTCACATGCAATTTCTGCAGGTGTTTTGAAAAGTATGTGTCTTGTGATGAACAAATCATCTCTTGCATCGTCTAAAAGGAATGAATataaagaattgaaggagtttTTCAAGACTAaggaaattgatgatgatggttATTTCATTAGAAAAGGTGTTTACACTCAAAAGGACTTTGAAAATTCTACCTATTCTCAGTATATGAAACAGTTggacaaagaaaaggcaCGTttagttgaagaaaaattaCAGGTATTGGCTGAATTGTGCGGTTTTAGTGTCGCTGACTTGAGAAAGAGGTTGGAAACAAAAGTGAACGCTAGAATTGATGCTGTGAAGACGAAAACTTCCCATATTGAATCGGTTTTGAACGATTTCAACACTCAGCTCAGCTTACCAGAACAAAACCCGGTAGATTTCGTTGGGGAAATCGTCAATAGTTTGACAAATTTCAAGGGAGACATTGAGTCTTCTCCTGTCTTCAACTACATTCGTCAATTGGATATCAAATTCGCCAATTTGGTTAAAAACTTAGTAGAAAATGATTCTcctcaagagaaagacgttgaagaattgTACGAATATATTGAAAACGGGGGAGAAATTGGCGAGATGACAAAGCCTGAGTTGACCAAATTGATAGGCATGATATATGAGAAATATGAAGGTGACGAGAAAGTGGACCAGAGCCTTGAATCGGATACGAAGTCCTCTGAATCACCGAACTCTCAACTTCTTGTGTCTATCTTTGACAATCTCAATTCCTTTGCAACCGTTAAGGATGCTCCACTGTACAGATTTCTCGAGAAGGTCGACAATTCATTCATAAAACTTTTAAGTGAGTATCTTGCTGTCGATTCTTCAGATGAAGCTGAATTAAGGAAGCAATACGACCAGATTGTGACATATGTTAATAACAAAGAGTCGACTCTTTATAAAGCGTTAGAAGATCCAACGTCTACAGCTTGTTTGGAATTCCATGAAATTGTCAGTGCCCCTAAACCAATCGATCTTATGGAGATTTACGAGGGACTCGAGGCTTACAAAGACTATTTCTCTTCAGAGTTGTTTCTcaagatggagaagattgattcGACATTTACGGAGCTTCTCAAGGAATTGGAGAATGTTGCAGATGATTTACAGGCTGAGACCAAGAATCAGGAGATTGACAAATATCTTGATAACACTACAACTGCCATTTACAAGGCAATGAACGAGGTTCAATCTGATGAATATAAGGAATTACGTGCAgccattgatgatgaaaatagaAAGGCCGAAAACATGATCAGCCTTAGTGGAATAATCGAGAGATTGATTAATAAAGGAGCATCTAGCGATGAATTTAATGTAATTGAAAGAATCGATGGCAACTTTGCTGACGTTGTGAAGCCGCTACTAGtgaaagaaggtgaaggaaATGCACTTGAAGCTGCTAAGAGGGTTGAAGAAGCCGCTTCTGATCCTGAATCCGCCATTTTCGAGGCTATTCACGAGCAGGACTCTCCAGCACACAAAGTGTTGGAGGAGACAttcaagaataaagagGAAGCATTAGAGGCATCACCAGCGGTAGGATCGAGTTCTTCTACTAGTGCTGTGGACAGAGATGTTCAAAAGTTCGTCGAAGAGGATCAGATGTCGCTTCCAAAGGACGTTCAATCAATGAACAGAATGTATGATTTGACAATTTCTGCCATTGATGAGCTAAAGAGTGATTTAGAACACAATACTTTTGAGCCAATTGGACATAACGTTAGTGAACAGGTGTCAAAGTTACTTGGATTCCAACCCAGTGAGGctcaagttgatgaagttgaagcttTGAAGGGGAAACCACTTCCGGTTCATAAAGATGAAGTGTTGGACCTTTGTGTGAACTTGATTATgaaaggaggaaaaaaggaTCAAGCTCGGAAGTATGTGAATAGAGCACTCTATCTGATATACCTTCAAACAAGGACCAATCCAGTggagttgttgaagaaagcattAGATACAGCAGCGCCATTGGTTATCACCAAGACGGTGAAGACAGGATTTGCCAAAAATTACATTGTTCCCGTTCCACTTACAGCCAGACAGAGAAATAGAATGGCATTTCTATGGATACTGGATTCGAGCGACTCCAGAGCGTCTAACGACTTTTCTGTACGTCTAGCAGAAGAGATCATTAACGTTTATAAGGGCAACTCGAAGATTCTAGAGAAGAGAGTTCTCAGCCATAAGTTGGCCATTGCCAACAGATCTTATCTACGTATTTAG
- a CDS encoding uncharacterized protein (BUSCO:EOG09343J5D) translates to MNGIDQDLEGGRGGRVGRVGHGGPDGNHRRDIHQSQNQLQSDDRHSVIDDDDNREARDLDADIGSGSGSGSGSGSGSGSDAGSTHSDANAGPSVTFNDDLAFSRGIREMESSGLVDIGNLATWNASSSKSGFGIKELREDSPANYWQSDGQQPHFITVHFTKKVTVERVCLYLNYEADESYTPSKILIMAGSGDHDLVEVASREFREPLGWQNILFKGIRYDNLLKCYLIKICFLSNHQNGKDSHVRSIKVMSPQNNTREAFDEGRCIGFTSVKLLSESVIR, encoded by the coding sequence ATGAATGGAATTGatcaagatcttgaagGTGGTCGTGGTGGACGTGTGGGGCGTGTGGGACACGGGGGGCCTGACGGCAACCATCGGAGAGATATCCATCAGTCACAAAATCAACTCCAAAGCGATGACCGACATTCGGTGattgacgatgatgataacCGTGAAGCTCGAGATTTGGATGCTGACATTGGTTCCGGTTCCGGCTCTGGTTCTGGCTCTGGTTCTGGTTCCGGTTCCGATGCAGGTTCAACTCATTCAGACGCTAATGCTGGCCCATCGGTCACCTTCAACGACGATCTTGCGTTCTCTCGTGGAATTAGGGAAATGGAATCAAGTGGTTTGGTGGATATAGGAAATTTGGCAACGTGGAATGCCTCTAGTAGCAAATCTGGTTTTGGAATAAAGGAATTACGAGAGGATTCTCCAGCTAATTACTGGCAGAGTGACGGTCAACAGCCTCATTTTATCACAGTTCATTTTACAAAGAAGGTCACCGTGGAACGGGTCTGTCTGTACTTGAACTATGAAGCTGACGAGTCGTATACACCAAGTAAAATATTGATTATGGCTGGATCAGGTGACCACGATCTCGTGGAAGTTGCATCACGGGAGTTTAGGGAACCCTTAGGTTGGCAAAACATCCTCTTCAAAGGAATTCGATATGACAACCTACTAAAGTGTTACCTGATCAAAATTTGTTTTCTAAGCAACCATCAGAATGGAAAGGATTCTCATGTTCGATCAATTAAGGTGATGAGTCCTCAGAACAATACTAGAGAAGCATTCGATGAGGGTAGATGTATTGGATTTACTAGTGTAAAACTACTAAGTGAAAGTGTAATCAGATGA